A single window of Helicobacter pylori DNA harbors:
- a CDS encoding TolC family protein: MKKTTLFVLGLLFNSSLNAVDGVPKTDLSSLNLAEDSLPLNHPNAQKLSLKNAWARVLSNHEGLHAQEYAIKRASKMKLAAKLSFLPQIDLSAFYVYLSNPIKMDFASQKQAGVQKATNQIHQGLQNIQQNIPPQVLTPQIQAGMQGVMQGFGALSSTLEAPLLFSKQNVVIGALSIIYPLYMGGARFTMVRIADLMQKDANEVYRLKKLSTFQELVSVYYGMVLNAEVAETLEEVEKGHYKHFQNALKMQKVGQIARVETLGAQVAYDKAHIASVKAKDVLEVSQLSFNSILSSKDDLAPSSKLEIHTEKNLPDLSFFVASTLNSYPVLKTLENQVQISKENTKLQIAKFLPQVSFFGSYIMKQNNSVFEDMIPSWFVGVAGRMPILSPTGRIQKYQASKLAELQANSEQIQAKKNMELLVNKTYKETLSYLKEYKSLLSSVELAKENLKLQEQAFLQGLSTNAQVIDARNTLSSIIVEQKSVAYKYIVSLANLMALSDHIDLFYEFVY, from the coding sequence ATGAAAAAAACAACCCTCTTTGTATTGGGCTTATTATTCAATAGCTCTTTGAACGCTGTTGATGGAGTTCCTAAAACCGATCTTTCTTCTTTGAATTTGGCTGAAGACAGCCTGCCTTTGAACCACCCTAACGCCCAAAAGCTCTCTTTAAAAAACGCATGGGCTAGGGTATTGTCTAACCATGAAGGCTTGCATGCACAAGAATACGCCATTAAGCGAGCGAGTAAAATGAAATTAGCGGCTAAGCTTTCTTTTTTGCCTCAAATTGATTTGAGCGCTTTTTACGTGTATCTCTCTAACCCCATTAAAATGGATTTTGCCAGCCAAAAACAAGCGGGCGTGCAAAAAGCCACCAACCAGATCCATCAAGGCTTGCAAAACATCCAACAAAATATCCCCCCTCAAGTATTAACCCCTCAAATCCAAGCGGGCATGCAAGGGGTGATGCAAGGCTTTGGGGCTTTGAGCAGCACTTTAGAAGCCCCCTTATTGTTTTCTAAGCAAAATGTGGTGATTGGGGCTTTGAGCATTATTTATCCCCTTTATATGGGTGGGGCAAGATTCACGATGGTGCGCATTGCGGATTTGATGCAAAAAGACGCTAATGAAGTGTATCGCTTGAAAAAGCTTTCCACTTTTCAAGAGCTTGTGAGCGTGTATTATGGCATGGTGTTAAACGCAGAAGTGGCTGAAACTTTAGAAGAAGTGGAAAAAGGCCATTATAAACATTTCCAAAACGCTTTAAAAATGCAAAAAGTAGGGCAAATCGCTAGGGTAGAAACCTTAGGCGCTCAAGTGGCTTATGATAAGGCCCATATCGCTAGCGTTAAGGCTAAAGATGTGTTAGAAGTTTCGCAGCTCTCGTTCAATTCTATTTTGTCTAGCAAAGACGATCTAGCGCCTTCAAGCAAATTAGAGATCCACACCGAGAAAAATCTGCCCGATTTGAGCTTTTTTGTTGCTTCCACGCTCAATTCTTACCCGGTTTTAAAGACTTTAGAAAATCAGGTTCAAATTTCTAAAGAAAACACGAAATTACAGATCGCTAAATTCTTGCCCCAAGTGAGTTTTTTTGGCTCTTATATCATGAAGCAAAACAATTCGGTGTTTGAAGACATGATCCCTAGTTGGTTTGTGGGCGTGGCCGGGCGCATGCCTATTCTTTCTCCCACAGGGCGTATCCAAAAATACCAAGCGAGCAAATTAGCGGAGTTGCAAGCTAATAGCGAACAAATCCAGGCTAAAAAAAACATGGAATTGTTAGTGAATAAGACTTATAAAGAGACGCTTTCTTATTTGAAAGAATACAAAAGCTTGCTTTCTAGCGTGGAATTAGCCAAGGAAAATTTAAAGCTCCAAGAGCAGGCTTTTTTACAAGGCTTAAGCACGAACGCTCAAGTCATTGATGCGAGAAACACGCTTTCTTCTATCATCGTGGAGCAAAAAAGCGTGGCTTATAAATACATCGTTTCATTAGCGAATTTAATGGCGTTAAGCGATCATATTGATTTATTTTATGAATTTGTTTATTAA
- a CDS encoding hemolysin family protein — protein sequence MGRNQGAYLDPSESILMLMVTFLLVLLNAFFVLSEFALVKVRKTRLEELVKIGNSNAKLALKMSQRLDTYLSATQLGITLSSLALGWVGEPAIARLLAALFESMDLRENPIFIHSMSVVIAFLSITFLHVVLGEIVPKSLAIAKSEKAALFAARPLHVFWVVFYPVVRLFDVIAHFFLKKMGVNPKEHESMHSEEELKIIVGESLREGIIDSVEGEIIKNAVDFSDTSAKEIMTPRKDMVCLDEENSYEENIDIVLKGHFTRYPYCKGSKDNIIGMVHIRDLLSRSIFTPKMHDFNQIVRKMIIVPESASISQILIKMKKEQIHTALVIDEYGGTAGLLTMEDIIEEIMGEISDEYDLKQEGVNKLEEGVFELEGMLDLESVEEVLHIEFDKECEQVTLGGYVFSLLERMPMEGDTIVSHGYSFEVLSVDGARIKRLKAVKQDRGENEA from the coding sequence ATGGGGAGGAATCAAGGAGCTTATTTGGACCCGTCTGAATCAATTCTGATGTTGATGGTTACTTTTTTATTGGTGCTGTTGAACGCTTTTTTTGTGCTTTCAGAGTTTGCCCTTGTGAAAGTGCGTAAAACCCGCTTAGAAGAGCTGGTTAAAATCGGTAATTCCAACGCTAAACTCGCTTTAAAGATGAGTCAAAGACTAGACACTTATTTGAGCGCCACGCAGTTAGGCATCACCCTTTCTTCATTGGCTTTAGGTTGGGTGGGTGAGCCTGCTATCGCAAGGTTGTTGGCCGCGCTGTTTGAGTCTATGGATTTGAGAGAAAATCCTATTTTTATCCATTCAATGAGCGTGGTCATAGCGTTTTTAAGCATCACTTTTTTGCATGTCGTGTTGGGCGAGATTGTGCCTAAATCTTTAGCGATCGCTAAATCTGAAAAAGCCGCTCTTTTTGCCGCGCGCCCTTTGCATGTGTTTTGGGTGGTGTTTTATCCGGTGGTGCGCCTGTTTGATGTGATCGCTCATTTTTTTTTGAAAAAGATGGGCGTCAATCCTAAAGAGCATGAGAGCATGCATTCTGAAGAAGAGTTAAAAATCATTGTGGGCGAGAGTTTGAGAGAGGGCATTATTGATTCAGTGGAGGGCGAAATCATTAAAAACGCGGTGGATTTTTCTGACACGAGCGCTAAAGAAATCATGACCCCACGAAAAGACATGGTGTGTTTGGACGAAGAAAACAGCTATGAAGAAAATATAGACATTGTTTTAAAAGGCCATTTCACGCGCTACCCTTATTGCAAGGGTTCTAAGGATAACATTATCGGCATGGTGCATATTAGGGATTTGCTTTCTCGCTCTATTTTTACCCCTAAAATGCATGATTTCAATCAAATCGTCAGGAAAATGATCATCGTCCCTGAGAGCGCTTCCATTTCTCAAATCCTTATTAAAATGAAAAAAGAGCAAATCCATACCGCTTTGGTGATTGATGAATACGGCGGCACGGCCGGGTTGCTCACGATGGAAGACATTATTGAAGAGATCATGGGCGAGATTAGCGACGAATACGATTTGAAACAAGAGGGCGTGAACAAGCTTGAAGAGGGCGTGTTTGAATTAGAGGGCATGCTGGATTTGGAGAGCGTAGAAGAAGTGCTTCACATTGAATTTGACAAAGAATGCGAGCAGGTAACGCTTGGGGGCTATGTTTTTAGCTTGCTAGAGCGCATGCCTATGGAGGGAGATACAATCGTTTCGCATGGGTATTCTTTTGAAGTGTTAAGCGTGGATGGGGCTAGGATAAAACGCTTAAAAGCGGTTAAACAAGATCGGGGAGAAAATGAAGCATGA